The region GTTGTCGCCCTGGCAGCGAGTGCGAGCGACGTGCTCCGCGGCCTGGATGAGTTCGTGGTCGACGGGTTGGATCTGCGTGGTCATCTTCTCCGCCTTCATCAGGTGTCAGGCGACGTTGACCCGAGTGACGCTGGTGTGCAAGCGAATATCGGCGGTGTGCCCGCGGCACCCCTGATGCGGACATCCCGGTCCAAATCTAGACTGGCGAAGGCATAGAAAGTACTGAATTAGGGAGATATGCGCCATGGCCAAGCGAGGGAACAAGCGACGCAGCCGTAAGAAGAAGAAGGCCAATCACGGCAAGCGTCCCAACGCCTGAGCCAACCGAGCAGAGGGCCGCGGGGTCCCATGTCTTCGCCGCCCGGATCGAGGCCACGGACTGGGACCCGCAGCGGTGCGCGAGCACGGCAAAGAGCTCCGTCGTTCCCCGTGTGAGCTCACTGAGCGGGGAAGGCGAGCCGCAGAACGATCTCACCGTCGTCCAACTCCCCGGTGGGCTCGAACCCGAACTTCCGGTAGAAGGGCCACGGTTCGCCGTCGCCGGGTTCGTAGCTGGTCAGTAGCTCGGTGGCGCCGTCCGCGCGCACCAGGGCGGCGATCTGCGTGAGCGCCTCTTCGCCGATTCCTCGCCGCTGGTACCGCTTGTCGACGAGGAGGCGCCAGATGAAGTGCCGCCCTTTGAAAGGGCCGGACGGCGGCTTCCACGACAGCATCACGAAGCCGACTGGCTCGTCGCCGCGGTACACGGCGCGATACCAGGGATTGGCCTCCGGTTTCTTTGCCGCCTCCTTGAGCGACTTGGACACGGAGGCGACGAACTGCTTCTGGTCACGTCGGACCCGGAGGGCGCGTACGGCATCCCGGTTCTCGTCGGTGATCTCCCGTAGGTGCACACCTGGGGATCTCATGCCACACCTCTTCCGCATCCGGCAGCCGCGCCATCCGAACCGACGTGAAGCCTTGTCCGTACGCGTTATCGAGGACGCCAAGTCGGACATCTTCGCAGCGTATTCGACACCGGCGATCCGGAGCGGGACTGGCACGCCGGACTGTGACCGCGTCCGAGGCAGCTCCTGGTGGAGAGCAACTCGACCTGACGTGGCGATGCTCGCGCCCAGAGCCCAGAGCCCCCTGCCGGGGGGTGGGACACCGCACCAGTTCGGCTGTCCGATCGGGCTCACAGGAGGGAGGCATGGTGGTGGACATCTCCACGACGATCACAGCCCACCCGCGTCATGCACGGCTGCACTGGACCGGGTGGTGGATGCAGTCTCCGGTGATCAGCGCCGTCTCTCCCCGGCTGCTCAGCTTGAGGGCCACGACGGCCGCGGCGACCTTCTCCTGATGGTCCGTCACCATCGGCACGTCCCAGGCGAGCACGCGTACCAGCAGGACGCTGGATCCGGATCTGAGGGCGTCGAACTGGTCGACGGCGTGAACGCCATGAGTGGCCTACACAGGAGTTGATGAACCGGTCAGCCGTCCGCTCCCAATCGCCGGCGAAGGTGCTCCGGAAGCGGGTAAGGGTGCTCGGCCGGCAGCTGACGCAGGGCTTCCTCGGCCCTTCCATCGAGTACGGCGGAGTGGGTCGACCGTGCCAGTTCGGTGACGTCCGCCATGTCCACGATCCAATGGTCCACGTAACGGTCCACGGCTTCGTCGGACAGGCCGACCTGAATGGCACGCCACGGTTGTGCTTCCAGATGGATCGACCGGTCCGGATCCCACTGCACGCGCACCGGGCAATCGGCGACCCCCGCGCGACGCGGCCGACCGCGTCGAGGTCCAAGTGACGAAGGCCGTTCAACTGGTCTTCGAGGACGGTGAGGTGACCGTCGCTGCGGTAGGTGTATGCACGGCGCTGGAGGGTGCGATCGCCCGGCCCGACGCCCTCCGGTACGCCCTCACACACCTGCCGCCCGCGACCCGCGCCCAGACCGCCGCGGCCCCCGGCAACGTCCTGCGCACCGCCGCCCACTTGGCCGCCGACCACGGCCCCTTCGACCTGGTCCTGGCCGGAGGCCTCTTCGACTACCTCGAGGAACGCTTCGCCCGAGCCCTGATCCGCACCACTCTGTCCCGCCTGCCCCGCCTGCCCCGCCTGTCCCGCCTGTCCCGCCTGTGCCGCCCCGGAGGCACGTTCTACTTCTCCAACATCGCGACCCCGAACCCCTACGCCGCCCTGATGACCCACATCGGCCGCTGGAACCTCGTCGAACGCACCCCCGCCGACATCGAGGCCGACGTCCGTGCCGCCGCGCCACCGGGAACCGTCACCGGACTGGACATCACCGCCGATGCCACTGGCCTGACGCTGTTCGCGACGGTGCGGCGCGCTGACGAGCCGGGGTGATCCCCGCAGTCGGCTTCGTGTTCGTCGCCGACGCAGCCTCGATCGTCAGTCGAGGCCTTCGATGATGCGGAAGTCGCGCTCGACGCCGTCAGCAAGTGCGGCCAGCGCCTCCTGGTAGGCCGCACTCGCATGTGCGGCGACCGCCTGTTCGAAGCTGTCGAACTCGATCAGGACGGTGCGCTCGGCGATTCCGGCGTCGTGTGCGACGACCCGGCTGCCGCGGGCGAGCAGCCGCCCGCCTGCGGCCTCGACGGCTGGACCAGCCAGCTTGCTGTAGGCAACCAGCTTCTCGGGGTCCGCAATGGTGCGGTAGGCGCTGACCCAATAGCCCTTGGCCACGGTACCTCCTGTGTTCGGAATTGATGCTCAGAAGCATGCTCAGATCCATGGCCGGCGCGCTGTGGGTCAGCGAGCCGGCGTTAGCGGGCGTCACCGCCTTCGGCCACCACCGGCCCCCGGATGGTCGCTCCCGGGCCGCCCCCGCCGGGGCGTCGTCGGATTGTCTGATCGTAATCCCGTCAAGGCGGACTGGGACCCTCGTTGATCGACTAGCGTTTACCGCGCAAGTGGCTGACGAGATCCATCGCAGCCACCGGGGACTGACGCGGCAGTGCGTCCGGCCGCGAACGGGGCGCCGTGCGGCGGCAGACAATCACATCAATGAGGGGGGCGTGGGGGCACTGACCCGGACGTCGACGGAACCACTGCGTGGAGGCCGCCGCCGCAGAGGTGGCGCGGGCCTCGCGGCCGGTGCGGCCGCCACGATTCTGGCGGTCGCGGGAACAGCAATCCCGCTCGCCGTGGCCGCGCCGCCCGCGCAGGCCGCCCAGATGGCGACCGCGGCGGACTCGTCCCAGGAGGTCGTGATCCCGCCCGCCGACCGGGCCACACCCCGTGTGGACACCCCGCTGGCGGTGGGCAGCACCGGTTTTCTGCACCAGCAGGAGGGCCGCGACGGCTACACCTGGACTGACTTCGCGAGCGGCACCTCGACGCAGGTGCCCGGCCTGAAGACCTTGCCAGCCAATGCGCTCGTACGCCCCGTCGGCGCCGGGGGCGACCTGCTCGCCATCTCACCGAGCCTGGCCCGGGGCGCCACCTGGTACACCTTGCTCGATCCGCATACCGGTGAGCGCCGGGACGTGCAGCTCCCGGCGCGCTATACCTTCCGGGGGACCGTCGACGGCAAGGTGCTGGCACTGGAGTCCGCGACCAGCACCACCAGCTCCGCCGGAGTGCTCCTGGACCCGGGAGCCGACGCCGCGCAGCCGCTGCACATCACCGGCCTGCCCGCGGGTGCCCAGCTGAACAGCCTCTCCCTGCAGCAGCAGGCCACGGACGACCGCGGCGCGGTGATCTCCTTCCGGCAGGACGGCGCGTACCGCTACGGCCTACTGGACCCTACGACGGCCGTGATCACCCCGCTCCCCGAGGCGATGAGCGGCGAGGGCCTGA is a window of Streptomyces sp. NBC_00271 DNA encoding:
- a CDS encoding 50S ribosomal protein bL37, whose translation is MAKRGNKRRSRKKKKANHGKRPNA
- a CDS encoding GNAT family N-acetyltransferase, which gives rise to MRSPGVHLREITDENRDAVRALRVRRDQKQFVASVSKSLKEAAKKPEANPWYRAVYRGDEPVGFVMLSWKPPSGPFKGRHFIWRLLVDKRYQRRGIGEEALTQIAALVRADGATELLTSYEPGDGEPWPFYRKFGFEPTGELDDGEIVLRLAFPAQ
- a CDS encoding DUF4291 family protein, whose product is MHLPQRRSPHRPRRPVERPSSLGPRRGRPRRAGVADCPVRVQWDPDRSIHLEAQPWRAIQVGLSDEAVDRYVDHWIVDMADVTELARSTHSAVLDGRAEEALRQLPAEHPYPLPEHLRRRLGADG
- a CDS encoding DUF1330 domain-containing protein; translated protein: MAKGYWVSAYRTIADPEKLVAYSKLAGPAVEAAGGRLLARGSRVVAHDAGIAERTVLIEFDSFEQAVAAHASAAYQEALAALADGVERDFRIIEGLD